Part of the Mycolicibacterium mageritense genome is shown below.
CCGTTGGTGATCGGCGGGTGGGGCGATGGGCGGATACTGCGGCAGCGGCGAACGGCCGGTCATCCCAGGACGAGGCGGTAGCGAGCGACCAGTGTCCTGTGGGCGATCAGTCACGTCGCCAGCTTACGACCGCCGTCGTGACCGCCTAGAACAGCTCTTTGGCCAGCAGTTCCAGCGTCGTGTCGCGCGCTGTCGCGGTCGCCGGGTCGGCCCCGCGCCGCGCAGACGCCACGGGGTTGACCATGACCTCGTCGACGCCGAACTCCTCGGCCAACGCGCGTACCTGATCGGCGGCCTCGGTCGGTGAACCGACCACCGCACGTTGCAGTCCGGCGGCCACAATGGCCTGCGCCTGCGGAGTCATGGTGGTCGCTTCGGCATCCTCGACCAGATCCAAAGGCCCGAGCGGCTGGCCGGTGCGCAGCCGGCCCATCATCTGCAACTGCGGCAGGATCAGCGCCTCGGCCTCTTCACTGGTCTCGGCCACCACGGCATTGACCGTCAGGAACGTCACCGGCTCGGCGGCCAGCTCGGAGGGCTGGAACTCGTCGCGGTAGACGGCCAGCGCCTCGGCCGTGCCATGCCCGGAGAAGTGATGCGCGAACACGTACGGCAGGCCCTTGGCGGCGGCCAGATGCGCCGAATACATCGACGAGCCGAGCAACCACATCCGCGGCTCGGTGACCGCGACGGGCGTGGCCTTCAGAACGTAGTTCTCGCGCAACAGATCCCGCGGCAACGGCACCCGAACCCCGCGCGCGCCCATCAGCGCGACCACGTCGTCGAGATACTGCGGGAACGCTTCGATGTCGCGCTCGTCGCGACCGGCCGCGCCGCGCAACGCCAACGATGTGACCGGGTCGGAGCCGGGCGCCCGGCCGATGCCGAGGTCGATGCGACCCGGGTGCGCGGCCTCCAGCAACGCGAACTGTTCCGCGACGGCCAACGGTGCGTGATTGGGCAGCATCACACCACCCGAGCCCAACCGCAACTGCGCCGTATGGGCCGCGAGATGCGCGATCAACACGGGCGGGCTGGTGGCCGCCACGGCAGGCATGTTGTGGTGCTCGGCGATCCAATAGCGGGTGTAGCCCAGCCGGTCGGCGGTCTGCGCGAGATGCGTGGTGGCCGTCAGCGCGTCGGCCGTGGTCTGGTCGGTACGCACCGGAACAAGGTCGAGGACAGAAAGGCGCATGACAGCGTCAACGTCATGACCCGGCGGGTTCGTTCCCCAGCCGTATCGCAGTGACGAAGATGTCATCGAGCATCGCCGGGGTGAGCCGGCCCGTGAAGGTGTTCTGCTGGCTCGGGTGGAAGCAGCCGAGCAGCGTGACCTGGCCGAACGGCGTCGTGATCGTCGCCGTCGCACCATGGCCGAACTTCGGCGCAGGCCTGACCGCGGCGCCGGCCATCTCGAGCGCGGCCCGCCATGCGAACCCGCCCAGGGCCACGATCACCCGCACGTGCGGACCCACCAGCCGCCATTCGGCGTCGAGCCACGGCGCGCAGGTCGAACGTTCGTCGGGGGTCGGCGCGTTGGCGGGCGGTGCGCAGCGCACCGCGGCGGCCATTCTGGTGTCGATCAACCGCAGGCCGTCGGCGGCGTCCAGGCTCTGGGCCTGGTTCGCCAGACCGGTCCGGTGCAGCGCGGCGAACAGGAAGTCCCCCGAACGGTCGCCGGTGAACACGCGGCCGGTGCGGTTGGCACCCTGCGCGGCGGGCGCCAGGCCGACGATGAAGATGCGCGGCCGCTGTGAACCGAACCCCGTTGCGGGGCGACCCCAATACGGTTGATCGGCAAAGGATTTGCGCTTGACGACGGCAACTTCCTCACGCCACGCGACCAGCCGGGGGCAGGCCCGGCACACCGACACCAACGCGTCGAGCTCGTCGATCTCGGTCACCGCGGCGGCGCGCCGCCGTACCTGCGCGGCGGTCTTCGCGACCGGGGTGTCCGCGGTGGCCGGGTCGCCGGGCCAGCCCGACCCGGCGGGCACGGGTGATGCGAAGAGCTCCCCGGTCCTAGGGTGGCGCAGCTGAGGCATCCGATCACTGTGCCGCAAATTCCGTCGCGAACGGCAGGGACGCGCTGTTAGATTCGGCCCGAAACCATGACCGACACCAAACGCGGCCCGCTGCTGCTGATCCTGTTCGCCGCGCTGATGGCCGGTGCGGGCAACGGCATATCGATCGTGGCGTTTCCGTGGCTCGTGTTGCAGCGCAACGGATCCGCCCTCGACGCATCGATCGTCGCGATGGCAGGAACGCTGCCACTGCTGGTAGCCACCCTGATCGCCGGGGCTGCGGTTGATTACCTCGGCCGGCGCCGGGTCTCGATGCTGTCGGATCTGCTCTCGGCGCTGTCGGTCGCGGCCGTCCCGGCACTGTCCCTGGCGTTCGGGGTCGAGGCGATCAACGTCGCGGTGCTCGCGGTGCTGGCCGCGTTCGGCGCGTTCTTCGACCCCGCCGGGATGACCGCGCGCGAGACCATGCTGCCCGAGGCCGCGGGCCGCGCCGGGTGGACCCTGGACCACGCCAACAGTGTCTACGAGGCCGTGTTCAACCTGGCCTACATCGTCGGGCCCGGCATCGGCGGCCTGCTCATCGCCACGCTCGGCGGCATCAACACCATGTGGGTGACCGCCGCGGCGTTCGGCTTCTCCATCGCGGCCATCTCGATGCTGCGGCTCGAGGGCGCAGGCCAGCCCGACCGTACCGAGCTGCCCGAAGGGGTGTGGTCCGGAATCGTCGAAGGGCTCAGATTCGTGTGGCACACCCCGGTGTTGCGCACGCTGGCGATCGTCGACCTGGTCGCGACGGGGCTGTACATGCCGATGGAGAGCGTGCTGTTCCCGAAGTACTTCACCGACCGCAACGAGCCCGCGCAACTGGGGTGGGTGCTGATGGCGTTGAGCATCGGCGGACTCGTCGGCGCGCTCGGCTACGCGGTGATGTCGAAGTACCTGAGCCGCCGGGCCACGATGCTGATCGCGGTGATCACCCTGGGAGTGGCGATGACGGTCATCGCGTTCCTGCCGCCGCTGCCGCTGATCCTGGTGCTGTGCGCGATCGTCGGGTTCGTCTACGGACCGATCGCGCCGATCTACAACTACGTCATGCAGACCAAGGCGCCCTCACACCTGCGCGGGCGCGTGGTCGGTGTGATGGGATCGCTCGCCTACGCCGCGGGCCCGCTGGGTCTGGTGGTGGCCGGACCGCTGGCCGACGCCGCCGGGCTGCACGCGACCTTCCTGGCGTTGTCGCTGCCCATGCTGGTGCTCGGCCTGGTCGCGATAGCACTGCCCGCGCTGCGGCAGCTGGACTCCGACACGCGTCACTGACCCTGCGGCCGGGGCGGGAAAGTGCGAGTGCCCCGCGCCCTCGCCGCAGACCCGACCGGCCGCCCTAGGATCACAAATGTGCTGTCAGAGCTGATCGCCGAACTGCCCGAGGGTGTCGTCGTCACCGACCCCGACATCCTGGCGTCCTACCGGCAGGACCGGGCCGCCGACCCGGCCGCGGGTACACCGCTTGCCGTGGTCCGCCCGTACCGCACCGAGGAAGTGCAGACCGTGATGCGCTGGGCGACCGCGCACAAGGTGGCCGTGGTTCCGCGTGGCGCCGGAACCGGGCTGTCCGGCGGCGCCACGGCGCTCGACGGCGGCATCGTGCTGTCCACCGAGAAGATGCGCGACATCACGGTCGACACCGTCACCCGCACGGCCGTCGTACAGCCGGGGCTGCTCAACGCCGAAGTCAAGAAGGCCGTCGCCGAGCACGGCCTTTGGTACCCGCCGGATCCGTCGTCGTACGAGATCTGCAGCATCGGCGGCAACATCGCCACCAACGCGGGCGGGCTGTGCTGCGTCAAGTACGGCGTCACCACCGACTACGTGCTGGGCCTGCAGGTGGTGCTTGCCGACGGCACCGCGGTGCGGCTCGGCGGCCCACGCCTGAAAGACGTTGCGGGCCTGAGCCTCACGAAACTGTTCGTCGGCAGCGAGGGCACGCTCGGCGTCGTCACCGAAGTGACGCTGCGGCTGTTGCCGCCGCAGCATTCGCCGTGCACCGTGGTGGCCACCTTCGACTCCGTGGCGGCGGCGGCCAGCGCGGTCGTCAAGATCACCGGCAAGATCCGGCCGTCGATGCTGGAGTTCATGGACGCCGCGGCCATCAACGCGGTCGAGGACAAACTGCGCATGGGCCTGGACCGGACGGCCGCCGCGATGTTGGTGGCCGCCTCCGACGACCGGGGCGCGGCCGGTGCCGACGACGCCGAGTTCATGGCCGCGGTGTTCACCGAATACGGTGCCACAGAGGTGTTCTCGACGTCCGACCCGACCGAGGGCGAGGCGTTCGTCGCGGCCCGCCGGTTCGCGATCCCTGCGGTCGAGGCCAAGGGCTCACTGCTGCTCGAAGATGTCGGGGTGCCGCTGCCCGCGCTGGCCGATCTGGTGAGCGGCGTCGCGAAGATCGCCGCCGAGCGCGATCTGCTGATCTCGGTCATCGCGCATGCCGGCGACGGCAACACGCACCCCTTGATCGTGTTCGACCCGGCCGATGCCGACATGGCGCGTCGCGCCGAGCTCGCGTTCGGCGAGATCATGGATCTGGCCATCGGGCTTGGCGGCACCATCACGGGTGAGCACGGGGTCGGCCGATTGAAGCGGCCCTGGCTGGCCGGTCAGATCGGGCCCGACGCCATGGCGCTCAACCAGCGGATCAAGCAGGCACTCGACCCGGACAACATCCTGAACCCGGGCGCGGCGATCTAGCCGTCAGGTCAGCCCGAGCGACGTGAGCAGGCTGCCGGTGCGCCAGAAGACCAATCCCGCGAACAGCACGAGGGCCGCGACCGAAGCCGCGGCCTGCACCGCGGTGCGCTGCTTGCGTGGCGGGTAGACGAAAGCCGCGGCGATCGCCGCGCCGGTCACCAGGCCGCCGAGATGGCCCTGCCAGCTGATCGCCCCCGTGCCGAGCGCCGGCCCGACGAACGTGAACACCAGGTTGATGCCGATGACCACGGCCACCCATTTCACGTCGAGATTGAGCCGCCGGGCCACCACGAAGACCGCACCGAACAGACCGAAGATCGCGCCTGAGGCACCGGCCGTCGGGGTGTTGGGCGCAGACAGCAGATAGACCAGCACCGACCCGCCGAGCCCGCTCAGCGCATATAGCACGCCGAACCGCAGCCGGCCCAGCCAGCCCTCAAGCGGCGGCCCCACCACATACAACGCCCACATGTTGAACAGCAGATGCGCGGCGCCGTAGTGCAGGAACATCGACGTCCCCAGCCGGTAGTACTGGTCATAGACCGCAACGCCGTTGGGCCACAACGTCAGGTCGTCGGTCAGGTTGTGGACGGCCATCTGCAGCACGAACATCAGCACGTTCAGCGCGATGAGCGTGTAGGTGAGCACCGGTGCGCCCTGCCGGGCGACCCCACCGAACTGGGTGCGTGGTGCGCGCACGGACTTGGCGCCCTCGTCGACGCACTCGACGCACTGGTGCCCGACGGCGGCAGCGCGCATGCAGTCGGGGCAGATGTAGCGGCCGCAGCGCGTGCAGCTGACGTACGTCGGCCGGTCCGGGTGCCGGTAACAGGCCGGTGTCTCGGCAGGCGACTGCTGCGGATAGGGGTAGCTCACGGCGCCGAGCCTAACCCGATGTCAGGGCGGTGGTTGCGGCAGCGGATGGGCGCCTTGAGGACGTAGGCCGTCGAAGATGATCGCAAGGTAACGCCGCCACAGCTCGGGTGCCGGGTCGGGCAGGTTCTCGACTGCATGAACGGGTGCACACATCAACAGGAAGACATCCATCGCGGTGATGTCAGAGCGTATGGCACCGGCGTCGCGAGCCTTCGCGACGAGTTCCCCGATACGCGTGAGCAGTTCGTCGCGGACCGCGGTCACGCGTGAGTCACCGTCGCTGACCGACTGCAGGAACGTCAGGTCGTGTTGCTGGCGCTGGTGGGCGGCCACGGTCAGGAACTCGAGCAGCGCCGCCCCGGGATCCGGCGCGTCCGCCAGCCGGTGCGCAACGCACGCGAGCGTGGCGACGTGTCCGCAGACGATCGAGGCGATCAGATCCTCTTTCGTCGCGAAGTGACGAAACACCGTGCCCTTGGCCACGCCCGCGCGGCGCGCGATGTCGGCCACCGACGCCTCAAGGCCCCGTTCGGCGAACTCTTCTTCGGCCGCAGCCAGGAGCAACTCGCGGTTGCGGGCTGCATCCGCGCGGAGCGGCCGAACAGGTGACGTCACGACATGAGGCTAACAAGTTGACCGTGCGGTCACGTTACGCCTACCGTGACAGAGTCAACATGACCGATAGGTCACCTTTTCGGTTCGGAGGTCACATGAAGCTGCACGGCGCCACCGCCCTGGTCACAGGTTCGAATCGCGGGCTCGGCCACCATTTCGCGGTCGAACTCCTCGCGCGGGGCGCGAAGGTCTACGCCACCGCACGGCGGCCCGAACTTGTCGAGGTACCCGGGGCCGAGATCCTGCGCCTTGACATCACCGACCCTGCGTCGGTCGCGGAGGTCGCAGAACTGGCAGGCGACGTCGACGTGTTGATCAACAACGCGGCGGACACCGCCGGTGGGAACCTCGTGTCCGGCGACCTGGACGCGATCCGGTCGACGATGGACTCGAACTACTACGGCACTCTCGCGATGATCCGGGCGTTCGCGCCGATCCTGGCCCGCAACGGGGGCGGCGCCATCCTCAACGTGCTTTCGGCCGCGGCGTGGACCACCGTCGACGGCAACACCGCCTACGCCGCCGCCAAATCCGCCGAATGGGGACTGACCAACGGCGTCCGGATCGAACTCGCCGACCAGGGAACCCTCGTCGCCGCCCTGGTCCCCGGACTGGTCGGCACCCAGACGTTGTTCGACTTCGCCGAGAGAACAGGCATCCCACTGCCCGAAGATGACGTGGTCGACCCGGCCGACTTGGCGCGGTTGGCCCTCGACGGGCTCGAAGCCGGGGACATCGAAATCCTGGACCGTATCGGCGCCGACGCCAAGGCCGGCCTTGCCGGGCCGCCCCGGGCGTTCGCGTTGTAGCGGCGTTTACCGCTGTATGTGTCCGATGACGTTGTCCCAGTTGCGATAAGCGATCTTTTCCTGATCGTCGCGCTCCAGTGGAGCCGTGGTGACAAAGTCGCGGGCCGCGAAATCCTGCGGGCTGTTGAACGGGTAGTCCGACGCGTGCATGACACGGTCGACGCCGACGACTTCGATGGCCCAGCGAAGGTAGCGGTGGCTCGCGATACCGCCAGGGGTGACGTAAACGTTGGTGTGGAAGTAGTCGATCAGCGGCCGCTGCAGGCTGGCGAACCGATCGAGCACGGCGATGCGGTCGAGATAGAACAACACCATTTCGCCCCAGTGCCCGAGGATGATTCGGAGGTTCGGGAAGCGGTCGAACACGCCTGCCAGTATCAGCCGCAGCAGTGCGATCCCGGTCTGGTAGTGCCATCCGGGGGCACCGGTGCCCAGAATTCCGTCGACGGAATCCCCGAGGCCCCGGTAGTACGTGGTGTCCACGGCGGCGGCCGGCCGGCTCGGGTGCAGATACACCGGGGCGCGGTGGTGGTCGGCGGCCTCGAAGATGTCCCAGTACCGCTTGTCGTCGAGAAAATCGTTGCCCGCCATGGTGTGCAGCATGACGCCGTGCAGGCCGAGATCGGCGATGCAGCGCCCGAGTTCGCCCGCCGCCGCAGCCGGTGACGATGTGGCCAGCGTCGCGAAACCTTGAAAACGGTCCGGGTGACGACGCACGGCGTCGGCGAGGACGTCGTTGGTCGGCGCCTGTAGGGCAACAGCCTCGGCTTCGGGGAACTGCTGCAGGCCGGGCGTGGTCACCGACAGCACCGCGGTGTCGATCCCTGCCTGGTCCATGTCGCGCAGTCGGCCTTCGCCGAGATCGACCAACGGCGCGGCGGCCCTTTCCGTCATCTGCGTCGTCAAGCCTTCGCCCCCATGCCGTCGCCATGCGGCGAACAAGTCGGCGGTCGCCATATGTTCTTCAAGGCCAACGATTTTCATGTGATTCTCCTCAGACCGTGACGACAATCTTGCCCACCTGCCGCCCCTGCTCGAGGTAACGGTGCGCGTCGGCGACGCCGGTGAACGCGAACACCCGGTCAACGGTGGGGCGAAGCGCTTGACTGCGCAGCCCGGCGGCCAGGAACGACGCGATCCGCCGTACCGCGACCGGGTCGAGCGTGTGCTCGAAGCTCGCGTAGCGGTGGATCGTGATGGGCTTCATGGGAAACGACGCAGGGCGAGGATCCAGCCAGCCGACGGTCACGAGCGTTCCCCCGACCTTCGCGGCGCCGGCCAGTTCGGCAAGCCCCGGGCCCATCACCGAGTCGACGATGATGTCGACGCCGTCGCCGTCGCTGTGGCGCCTGGCGGCCTCGGCGACGTTTTCGCTGTCGGACGTGATCACCACGGCCGCACCGGCGTTCAGCAGTGCTTCCGTCTTGTCGGAACTGCGTGTGACGGCGAGCGGAACCGCGCCGATCTGGTTGGCGATCTGGATGGCGGCCAGACCCACCCCGCTCGACGCCGCGGTGATCAGTACTTGGTCACCGGGGCGCATCCCGGCTTTCTCGACGAGCGCACCATAAGCGGTGGAGTACGACACCCACAGAGCGGCGGCGCCGACCGCGTCGATGCCGTCGGGGCGCGCGATCACCCGGGCGGCCGGGACGATCGTGTACTCGGCGTACGTGCCACGCACGTCGGCGTCGGGCACCGCGGTGATGATGACCTCGTCGCCGATGGAGACCCCGTCGACGCCTGCACCGACCGCGTCGACGGTACCGGTGCCCTCAACACCGAGGCGCGCATGCGGGAGCCGGATCGGCGCGGGCGACTCCCCCACGCGCATCATCTGATCGAGCCGGTTGACCCCGAATGCCTCGATTCTGACCCGTAATTCACCCGGACCCGGCTCACTGACCGGCTCGTCGACGATCCGCAGCACGTCGGGTCCACCGAACTCGTCGAATACGACGACTGCTGCCATGCGTGACTCCTTGGGGATGATGTTTGATGGCTAGTCCCATTCTTTATACACTCGTTCAAGTAATGCAAGCGCTGAGGAGGCGACAATGGCCGGACGGCCGGTGGATCATCAAAGACGGGCCGAGTTGCTGGATGCCATCGTCGATTACGCCGTCGAGCAGGGCTTCTCCGAGCTGACGTGGCGCCCGGTCGCCGCCGCGCTGGGTGTCACGTCGAACACGCTCGTGCATCACTTCGGCACCAAAGAACAGATGTTCTCGGCCGTCCTCGAACGCCTACGGGCGCGCATCGTCGCCGACACCGACGAGCTGCTGGGCGAGCACCCGGATCTGGCGACCGCTGCCCGCGTGACATGGGAACGGACGTCGGATCCGAAGCGCGGGCTGGAGTTTCGGTTGTTCTTCGCCGTGTACGGCCGCGCGCTGCAAGCCCCGCAGCAGTTCTCGGACTTTCTGGATCGGGTGGTCGCCGACTGGATCCGCGCGCTCATTGAGATGCAGGGCCCCGACGTGGATCCCGGGACGGCAAAGCGGCGCGCAACGCTCGTGATCGCAACGATTCGCGGCCTGCTCCTCGACCTGCTGACCACCGGCGACCACGACCGGGTTCATGACGCGGCGGAGGCATTTCTGGCCGCCCTGTGACCTGCGTAGTGCACAGCGTCCCACCACCTGTCATCGCGGACTTCGTCCCACGCCAATGTCATTTATGGGTCAACAGATGTCATGAACAAAGTTGTCGGGTAAGTCCTTGATTGCTACTCAGTGGAGCGGTCCCTACCTCTGCGTGCGCTGACGGTAAGTTCGCCAACTGACTTTACGCCGGTCGGTAATGCGCGGAGTGCCCCGTCAGCCCTTTGGTACACGGCCACGAGGTTGCACCCCACTCGCGGGTTTCATAGGTTGCCAATGACCGATCTAGGGTGTCTGATGCGCTTCGCTTGACACGGGAGCGAATTGAATCCAAACGTGCTTCAGGTCGATCGTTACGTCGGCTGTTCGGTGGTGTGTCGATTGGTGGGTTAACCCGAAGTATTCGGTCCGGGTTTTTCCTAGGCGATGTTCGTTGCCCATCAGCGTGTGAGTAGCTACGAATCCGTTAACAGCGTCGAGTAGACCGTCCGTCGTGACCTGCTGGACGTATCCGACCATTACCCCTAGCGGCGCGCCAGCCCCGTAGGCTGCACTAACAAAACGCTCCATCCCATTGTTCACATAGTCTCGGCACCATGTTCCATGTGACCGCAGCCTCTTGCATTCTACGTGGACACTCAGCGGTTCGAGCGACAGATTCAGGTCTGGACGCCGGGCAGTCGTAACCGATTCTTCCCCTGTCAACATCTCGGGAGTCAGATTGATGAACTCAAGTTCGATGTTGACGTGAAAGAACTGGCTGTCAGCTCGCTTCGCCTCCTTCAGCCAGCGGTAGAGCTGTGCGGTGCAGTTCACCTCGCCCTCGTCGAAGGTGCGCCACCTATTCTGGCGCCATCGCTCCAACGCTTCGAGGATCAGTGCGTCGATCGTTTCAGGGAACTTTCGTGCCGCCTGTTGCTGAAGTGCTAATGCGACGCGGCCCGTTACGCGGCCCAGTGCTCTCTCAAGCATGGACATCCAGATCGGCGTCGGACGACACGTCACCGGTCAACAACGCACTGAAGATTCGTGCAGCATCGTCCTGGGTGCAGCTAATCGTCCAACAGCTCAGTCGATCTGGCTTCACGAGGTGAACTGCTGTTCCATCCAACACCAACGCTTCAGGCTCGATGATGGTTACAGATGAGAACCAAATGTCCTGCTGGCGGGCGCTCTCCGACATCAGCTGCTCGATTGAAAACCGGGCGTCGATCCGGTCGACGTCTCGCTCTCCGGCGAGTAGCTGGCATGTCACCATCGCGAATCCATGTGATCTCTCAGTGAGCGACACTCCCCACTGACCTAGATCCAAGTCCTTGAGTTGTGCTTGAAGTCTCGCCGCGTAGGCCGACATATGATCATCGCTTGGAGGGCGATAGGAGAACGATCGCCAGCCGGACCGAAATTCTGACAAGCGAATCGTGAGCGCGTCTTCGATAACCTCTCGCTCAGAATTCGTGAGACCGTAGGCATCCTCGACCGTGCGGTCCAGTGTGGCTCGCCAACTCGGCTCAGGTCGGCCGGCGGCTGCGGATTCAACCACCGCGAGCAGCTCTTCCGACTGTTGGTGGGTCAACGGCGGGATGGGGAGGCTCATCCATTCGCGATGGTGCAGCTGTTCCCGTTCGACACCCCATGAGCTCGAAGTCATCAGGAACCAGTACCGGGCGACCGACGAGTTCAGAATCGCCGAAATGGCCCGCAGCTGAGGGCCAGAGCTTTCATCTGCTGCGACGGCCGAGAGTCCGTCGGTGAACGTCACTCCGTAGGGAATGAATGCCGCCCCGGGGAATTCTTTGAACCCCTTCCTCATGAGAACGTGTGGGGCCCGGTAGATTTCGACTCGTCGCGGGCGATGCATCGACGGCTTGTCAATGGGATCTGAGAGATTCGCCGGCAGTCGCATGGCCTCAAGTTCAGCCGTCGGAAGATATGGGAAGTCGGCGATGTGCCTTGCGTCGTTCTTGGCCCCGCCTTTCTCCTGGAACCCTTGCCCGTCGTACCAGCGATTCTTCTCGGCGATAGCTTGCAACGAGGTGAAGCTTTCGCGCAGGTGCCTGACAAGATCCACATCTTGAGGGCCGCCCCAGAGGAGGGGTTTCCAGATCGCAGGATCGGTCTCGGTCGTTGGCCGTGGAACACGGCGGATGTTTTGCTGCGGAATCGCAATGGCATCAGCGATCTGGGCGACCGGCGTTCGTCGAGGCGATACATGCAACAGCGTGTCGCTGCGGCTCTCACGGTGACTGAAGATGACGATCGCGGCGGGACTAGAAGCGGCGCCAAACAACTCTCGACGGAGGGGCGACAAATCGATGATCGTGTGGACGTTCAAGTTCGAAAAGAGCTGCAGGCGAAAGCGGTCGGCTGCCGTCCCACGATTGTGGAGGATCGTCTTTGATGGGAGCACGAGGCCGACAACGCCGTCGTCCTTGAGCAGCTCAACTGATCGCCATACGAAGGCGGCGGCGATCTGGCGATCGGGCACCTGGCGGTCAGAACGTTCGAGGAACCGAGTTGCCGGCTCCGATGTCTGACTCTTCCAAGGAGGGTTACCGACAATCGCGTCGAATCGATGAGACGACAGCGAGTGGTTGTCAAAGAAGTCTGCGACGACGAGGTTAGTCCCGATCAGATTAGGGAGCCGGGCACGCAGCCAAGCCGTCCGAGGGTCGACGTGCTCGAGGAGGGCTAGGTACAATCCGAACGCCGCGACGCCCACCGCGTCAGCGTTGCGGTCGACGCCGAAGACTGAGTCGACAAGCAGGCGAGACAGGTCCTCGAAAGTAGGTGCGCGACCTCGACCCAGGGTATGTCTATGCACGATTCGGCGAAATGCCTCGGTGAGGAAAATGCCTGACCCACAGGCCGGATCGAGCAGCGTGCGGTTGCCTCCGGACAGCCAGTCCGCCGGCATAACTTCATCCAGGACGAGATCGACGACGTGACGGGGAGTGTAGTAGGCGGCGTCGCTCTTCTGCTTCTCGATCAGAAGCTGTTCATATATCGAGCTGATGAGTTCAGGAGGGATGATTGCGAAGTCGTATGGCCACAGGGACTGCTGACCGGAAGTCATGTCGGCTGCGCGGAAAAATTCACTCAACATGCTCAGTGCGGTCTGATCGACCGGCTGGGAGATCGCGCCCTTGCGGAAAACGTCCCCGTTGAAGTGGTCTGACATCGCGTCAAAGAGTGAATCGACTGCAGCCCAACCACTGTCGAGCGCGGCGACGAGCGATTCTGCCTGGTTAAGCTCTAGGAGATCTTCGGTCCGCAGAATGCCGCGATCTTCGAGGTATCGGATGAAGATCGAACGACCCAACAGCGGCTCAATATCCGATTCGGGCACGCCGGCTCGGATAAGGAGTACGCGCAGCTCTTGAAGATTTCGCAGGAGCGCTTGATCAACGCGATTCGTCTTGTCGAGCTGCTTGTACTTTCGCTCTGACAAACGACCTGACTCGATGCTGAATCGCGTGAAGTCTGCAAGAACCTGAAGGAGATCCTGACCCTCATCTGCGCTCGCGAGAAACGCGGCTTCGGGGTCATTGCTTCCCGCACTGTGACAGCTAAGGGCAAAGACCTCCGACGCGGTGGCCGCGATAAGCACCGGGACGCGGCCGTAGTTCCAGAGCCGTCGCTGTGTCGACAGAGCGTCGTTGCGCGAATCCGCGGTCGAGAAGGCGACGATGGGAACAGCTCCTTTGAAGAATGCTGCGTCTACACCGCACTTCTGACTCAGATCGGTCCAGATGAACCCACGAACCCCGACGTCTACTGCAGACTGGTCTATGTAGCCGTCAGATGTGCGGTATCCCAGGGTTGTGATTGCGTCTTGCAGTGTGTTCTGGCTGGTCACTTGGGGCCGATCTCGGGAGTTTGGGGTGTACTCAGGCTAGTGCAAGGTGGCGACAATTCGACGCAGCCGACCAAG
Proteins encoded:
- a CDS encoding SDR family NAD(P)-dependent oxidoreductase, giving the protein MKLHGATALVTGSNRGLGHHFAVELLARGAKVYATARRPELVEVPGAEILRLDITDPASVAEVAELAGDVDVLINNAADTAGGNLVSGDLDAIRSTMDSNYYGTLAMIRAFAPILARNGGGAILNVLSAAAWTTVDGNTAYAAAKSAEWGLTNGVRIELADQGTLVAALVPGLVGTQTLFDFAERTGIPLPEDDVVDPADLARLALDGLEAGDIEILDRIGADAKAGLAGPPRAFAL
- a CDS encoding N-6 DNA methylase, which encodes MTSQNTLQDAITTLGYRTSDGYIDQSAVDVGVRGFIWTDLSQKCGVDAAFFKGAVPIVAFSTADSRNDALSTQRRLWNYGRVPVLIAATASEVFALSCHSAGSNDPEAAFLASADEGQDLLQVLADFTRFSIESGRLSERKYKQLDKTNRVDQALLRNLQELRVLLIRAGVPESDIEPLLGRSIFIRYLEDRGILRTEDLLELNQAESLVAALDSGWAAVDSLFDAMSDHFNGDVFRKGAISQPVDQTALSMLSEFFRAADMTSGQQSLWPYDFAIIPPELISSIYEQLLIEKQKSDAAYYTPRHVVDLVLDEVMPADWLSGGNRTLLDPACGSGIFLTEAFRRIVHRHTLGRGRAPTFEDLSRLLVDSVFGVDRNADAVGVAAFGLYLALLEHVDPRTAWLRARLPNLIGTNLVVADFFDNHSLSSHRFDAIVGNPPWKSQTSEPATRFLERSDRQVPDRQIAAAFVWRSVELLKDDGVVGLVLPSKTILHNRGTAADRFRLQLFSNLNVHTIIDLSPLRRELFGAASSPAAIVIFSHRESRSDTLLHVSPRRTPVAQIADAIAIPQQNIRRVPRPTTETDPAIWKPLLWGGPQDVDLVRHLRESFTSLQAIAEKNRWYDGQGFQEKGGAKNDARHIADFPYLPTAELEAMRLPANLSDPIDKPSMHRPRRVEIYRAPHVLMRKGFKEFPGAAFIPYGVTFTDGLSAVAADESSGPQLRAISAILNSSVARYWFLMTSSSWGVEREQLHHREWMSLPIPPLTHQQSEELLAVVESAAAGRPEPSWRATLDRTVEDAYGLTNSEREVIEDALTIRLSEFRSGWRSFSYRPPSDDHMSAYAARLQAQLKDLDLGQWGVSLTERSHGFAMVTCQLLAGERDVDRIDARFSIEQLMSESARQQDIWFSSVTIIEPEALVLDGTAVHLVKPDRLSCWTISCTQDDAARIFSALLTGDVSSDADLDVHA
- a CDS encoding zinc-dependent alcohol dehydrogenase family protein, which codes for MAAVVVFDEFGGPDVLRIVDEPVSEPGPGELRVRIEAFGVNRLDQMMRVGESPAPIRLPHARLGVEGTGTVDAVGAGVDGVSIGDEVIITAVPDADVRGTYAEYTIVPAARVIARPDGIDAVGAAALWVSYSTAYGALVEKAGMRPGDQVLITAASSGVGLAAIQIANQIGAVPLAVTRSSDKTEALLNAGAAVVITSDSENVAEAARRHSDGDGVDIIVDSVMGPGLAELAGAAKVGGTLVTVGWLDPRPASFPMKPITIHRYASFEHTLDPVAVRRIASFLAAGLRSQALRPTVDRVFAFTGVADAHRYLEQGRQVGKIVVTV
- a CDS encoding amidohydrolase family protein, translated to MKIVGLEEHMATADLFAAWRRHGGEGLTTQMTERAAAPLVDLGEGRLRDMDQAGIDTAVLSVTTPGLQQFPEAEAVALQAPTNDVLADAVRRHPDRFQGFATLATSSPAAAAGELGRCIADLGLHGVMLHTMAGNDFLDDKRYWDIFEAADHHRAPVYLHPSRPAAAVDTTYYRGLGDSVDGILGTGAPGWHYQTGIALLRLILAGVFDRFPNLRIILGHWGEMVLFYLDRIAVLDRFASLQRPLIDYFHTNVYVTPGGIASHRYLRWAIEVVGVDRVMHASDYPFNSPQDFAARDFVTTAPLERDDQEKIAYRNWDNVIGHIQR
- a CDS encoding TetR/AcrR family transcriptional regulator: MAGRPVDHQRRAELLDAIVDYAVEQGFSELTWRPVAAALGVTSNTLVHHFGTKEQMFSAVLERLRARIVADTDELLGEHPDLATAARVTWERTSDPKRGLEFRLFFAVYGRALQAPQQFSDFLDRVVADWIRALIEMQGPDVDPGTAKRRATLVIATIRGLLLDLLTTGDHDRVHDAAEAFLAAL